In [Mycobacterium] stephanolepidis, the genomic window CCGACGTCGATGTCATGACCCGAGCCTACGACTGCGATGAGTCGCGTGGGTGAAGTGCCGAAAGCCGGAGGCCCGATGTGCCCAGGGCAAAATAGCCTCCGATGACCGACCAGTACTTCTCCATCGACGCCACCCTGCCGGGAACCGCGGGCCGGGCCGGGGTGATCCACACCCCGCACGGGGATATCCACACCCCGGCCTTCATCGCCGTCGGCACCAAGGCCACCGTGAAAGCTGTCCTGCCCGAAACCATGGCCGCTCTCGGCGCTCAGGCTGTGCTCGCCAACGCCTACCACCTGTACCTGCAGCCCGGCCCCGACATCGTGGACGAGGCCGGAGGGCTCGGTGCATTCATGAACTGGCCCGGCCCCACGTTCACCGACAGCGGCGGGTTTCAGGTGCTCTCCCTCGGTTCGGGGGCACGCAAGGTCATGGCGATGGACGTCAACCGGGCCCGTTCCGACGACGTCATGGGTTCCCTCGGCGGCGGCAAGAAGAAGGACAAGCTTGCCCACGTCGACGATGACGGCGTCACCTTCACCTCATACCTGGACGGATCCACGCACCGGTTCACCCCGGAGGTGTCCATGCAGATCCAGCATCAGCTGGGCGCAGACATCATCTTCGCCTTCGACGAGCTCACCACGCTGATCAACACCCGTGAATACCAAGAGGATTCGGTACAACGCACCCACGAGTGGGCGCAGCGGTGCCTCGACGAGCACGAGAAGCTGACGCGCGAACGCGCCGACAAGCCCTACCAGGCATTGTTCGGTGTGGTGCAGGGCGCACAGTACGAGGATCTGCGGCGTCGGGCCGCGCGCGGATTGGAATCGCTTGTCAGCGAGGAAGGTCGAGGCTTCGACGGCTACGGGATCGGTGGCGCGCTGGAGAAACAGAACCTCGGCACCATCGTCGGTTGGGTGACATCCGAACTGCCCGAACACAAACCGCGTCACCTACTCGGGATCAGCGAACCCGATGACCTGTTCGCCGCCGTCGCCGCCGGTGCCGACACCTTCGACTGCGTATCCCCGTCACGGGTCGCGCGCAATGCCGCCGTCTACACCCGCGACGGTCGGGTGAACATCACCGGATCCAAGTACCGCCGGGACTTCACCCCGATCGACGCCGAGTGCGACTGCTACACCTGCACGCACTACACGCGGGCCTACATGCACCACCTGTTCAAGGCCAAGGAGATCCTGGCATCCACCTTGGCCACCATCCACAACGAACGATTCACCATCGGGCTGGTAGACCGCATTCGCGCCGGCATTATGGACGGTCACTTCGAGGAGCTGCGCGAAGAGACCCTGGGACGCTACTACCGCTGAATCGCGTCGGCCGGAGCGCCTGCGGTTCGGGCGCATCCCCAGATCCAGGCGCACACTGGACACATGCCTACTACGACTGACCCGGGCACTCTGCTACTTCAGGTGCTCGACCCGGCCAATCGTGCCAATCCATACCCGGTGTACCGCCAGCTGGTCGAGCAGACGCAGGCCGGTCCGGTGCACCCGCCCGGCATGGACGTCAGCGTGCTGGCGACCTTCGCCGACTGCAACGCCGTGCTGCGCCACCCGCAGGCGTCTTCGGATCGCCGTAAGTCGAAGATCGTGCAGCGACAGCTTGCACAGAATCCCAACCTGATCGCCAGGCCCTCGTTCCTGGGCCTGGACGCCCCCGATCACACCCGGCTGCGCAAGCTGGCTGCTAAGGCGTTCGCACCCAAGGTGATCAACGCGATGGCCGAAGACGTTCAGGGCCTCGTCGAT contains:
- the tgt gene encoding tRNA guanosine(34) transglycosylase Tgt codes for the protein MTDQYFSIDATLPGTAGRAGVIHTPHGDIHTPAFIAVGTKATVKAVLPETMAALGAQAVLANAYHLYLQPGPDIVDEAGGLGAFMNWPGPTFTDSGGFQVLSLGSGARKVMAMDVNRARSDDVMGSLGGGKKKDKLAHVDDDGVTFTSYLDGSTHRFTPEVSMQIQHQLGADIIFAFDELTTLINTREYQEDSVQRTHEWAQRCLDEHEKLTRERADKPYQALFGVVQGAQYEDLRRRAARGLESLVSEEGRGFDGYGIGGALEKQNLGTIVGWVTSELPEHKPRHLLGISEPDDLFAAVAAGADTFDCVSPSRVARNAAVYTRDGRVNITGSKYRRDFTPIDAECDCYTCTHYTRAYMHHLFKAKEILASTLATIHNERFTIGLVDRIRAGIMDGHFEELREETLGRYYR